From Methylobacterium radiodurans, a single genomic window includes:
- the acnA gene encoding aconitate hydratase AcnA — protein sequence MASLDSFKSRQTLEAGGKTYTYYSIPEAQKNGLADAASLPFSMKVLLENLLRFEDDRSVRKADVEAAVAWLGNRGKTETEIAFRPSRVLMQDFTGVPAVVDLAAMRDAMVALGGDPQKINPLVPVDLVIDHSVIVDEFGTPKALDENVALEYARNGERYTFLKWGQSAFDNFSVVPPGTGICHQVNLEYLSQTVWTRSEDGAEIAYPDSLVGTDSHTTMVNGLAVLGWGVGGIEAEAAMLGQPLSMLIPEVVGFKLSGKLPEGTTATDLVLTVTQMLRKKGVVGKFVEFYGPGLDDMPVADRATISNMAPEYGATCGFFPVDQKTIDFLKVTGRADDRIALVEAYAKAQGMWRDAATPDPVFTDTLELDMGDVQPSLAGPKRPQDRVLLADAKTGFAASMESEFKRAADIASRYAVEGTNYDIGHGDVVIAAITSCTNTSNPSVMIGAGLLARNAVAKGLTSKPWVKTSLAPGSQVVAEYLEKAGLQKPLDALGFNLVGFGCTTCIGNSGPLPAPISKAINDNDVVAAAVLSGNRNFEGRVNPDVRANYLASPPLVVAYALAGSLQVDLTKEPLGKGSDGQPVYLKDIWPSSAEVAAFIEENITSELFKSRYADVFGGDQNWKGVEVTEAETFAWNGGSTYVQNPPYFVGMEKEPKPVTDIEGARILGLFLDSITTDHISPAGNIRAASPAGEYLQSHQVRVQDFNQYGTRRGNHEVMMRGTFANIRIKNQMVKDAAGNVVEGGWTHFQPTGEKMFIYDAAQKYAESGTPLVIFAGKEYGTGSSRDWAAKGTKLLGVRAVVAESFERIHRSNLVGMGVVPLVFQGDTSWQSLGLKGDETVTIKGLAGELKPRQTLTAEITSADGSVRQVPLTCRIDTLDELEYFRNGGILPYVLRSLAA from the coding sequence GTGGCATCACTCGACAGCTTCAAGTCCCGCCAGACCCTGGAGGCCGGGGGCAAGACCTACACCTACTACTCGATTCCCGAAGCCCAGAAGAACGGCCTCGCGGACGCGGCCTCGCTGCCCTTCTCGATGAAGGTGCTGCTGGAGAACCTGCTGCGCTTCGAGGACGACCGTTCGGTCCGCAAGGCGGATGTCGAGGCGGCCGTGGCCTGGCTCGGCAACCGCGGCAAGACCGAGACCGAGATCGCCTTCCGCCCCTCGCGCGTGCTGATGCAGGACTTCACCGGCGTGCCCGCCGTGGTGGATCTGGCCGCCATGCGCGACGCCATGGTGGCGCTCGGCGGCGACCCGCAGAAGATCAACCCGCTGGTGCCGGTCGATCTGGTGATCGATCACTCGGTGATCGTGGACGAGTTCGGCACCCCGAAGGCGCTCGACGAGAACGTCGCGCTCGAATACGCCCGCAACGGCGAGCGCTACACCTTCCTGAAGTGGGGTCAGTCGGCCTTCGACAACTTCTCTGTGGTGCCCCCGGGCACCGGCATCTGCCATCAGGTCAATCTCGAATACCTGTCGCAGACCGTGTGGACGCGCAGCGAGGACGGCGCTGAGATCGCCTATCCGGACAGCCTCGTCGGCACCGATTCGCACACCACGATGGTCAACGGCCTGGCCGTGCTGGGCTGGGGCGTCGGCGGCATCGAGGCCGAGGCCGCCATGCTCGGCCAGCCGCTCTCGATGCTGATCCCCGAGGTCGTCGGCTTCAAGCTCTCCGGCAAGCTGCCAGAGGGCACCACCGCGACGGACCTCGTGCTCACCGTGACGCAGATGCTGCGCAAGAAGGGCGTGGTCGGCAAGTTCGTGGAGTTCTACGGCCCCGGCCTCGACGACATGCCGGTCGCCGACCGCGCCACGATCTCCAACATGGCGCCCGAGTACGGCGCGACCTGCGGCTTCTTCCCCGTCGACCAGAAGACCATCGACTTCCTGAAGGTCACCGGCCGCGCCGACGACCGTATCGCGCTGGTCGAGGCCTACGCCAAGGCGCAGGGCATGTGGCGCGACGCGGCCACGCCCGATCCGGTCTTCACCGACACGCTCGAACTCGACATGGGCGACGTGCAGCCCTCGCTCGCCGGCCCGAAGCGCCCGCAGGACCGGGTGCTGCTCGCCGACGCCAAGACGGGCTTTGCCGCCTCGATGGAGAGCGAGTTCAAGCGCGCCGCCGACATCGCCTCGCGCTACGCCGTCGAGGGCACGAACTACGACATCGGCCACGGCGACGTGGTGATCGCCGCGATCACGAGCTGCACCAACACCTCGAACCCGAGCGTGATGATCGGCGCGGGGCTTCTCGCCCGCAACGCGGTCGCCAAGGGCCTGACCTCGAAGCCCTGGGTGAAGACCTCGCTGGCGCCCGGATCCCAGGTGGTCGCCGAGTACCTTGAGAAGGCCGGCCTGCAGAAGCCGCTCGACGCGCTCGGCTTCAACCTCGTCGGCTTCGGCTGCACCACCTGCATCGGCAATTCGGGGCCCCTGCCTGCCCCGATCTCGAAGGCGATCAACGACAACGACGTGGTCGCGGCGGCCGTGCTCTCGGGCAACCGCAACTTCGAGGGCCGCGTGAACCCGGACGTGCGCGCGAACTACCTCGCCTCGCCGCCGCTGGTGGTGGCCTACGCGCTCGCCGGCTCGCTCCAGGTGGACCTCACCAAGGAGCCGCTCGGCAAGGGCAGCGACGGCCAGCCCGTCTACCTCAAGGACATCTGGCCCTCCTCGGCCGAGGTCGCCGCGTTCATCGAGGAGAACATCACCTCGGAGCTGTTCAAGAGCCGCTACGCCGACGTGTTCGGCGGCGACCAGAACTGGAAGGGCGTCGAGGTCACCGAGGCCGAGACCTTCGCGTGGAACGGCGGCTCGACCTACGTGCAGAACCCGCCCTACTTCGTCGGGATGGAGAAGGAACCCAAGCCCGTCACCGACATCGAGGGCGCCCGGATCCTCGGCCTCTTCCTCGACTCGATCACCACCGACCACATCTCCCCCGCGGGCAACATCCGCGCGGCCTCGCCGGCCGGCGAGTACCTGCAGTCGCATCAGGTGCGCGTGCAGGACTTCAACCAGTACGGCACGCGGCGCGGCAACCACGAGGTGATGATGCGGGGCACCTTCGCCAACATCCGCATCAAGAACCAGATGGTGAAGGACGCGGCCGGCAACGTGGTCGAGGGCGGGTGGACGCACTTCCAGCCGACCGGCGAGAAGATGTTCATCTACGACGCGGCGCAGAAATACGCCGAGTCCGGCACGCCGCTGGTGATCTTCGCCGGCAAGGAGTACGGCACGGGCTCGTCGCGCGACTGGGCGGCCAAGGGCACGAAGCTCTTGGGCGTGCGCGCCGTGGTGGCCGAGAGCTTCGAGCGCATCCACCGCTCGAACCTCGTCGGCATGGGCGTGGTGCCGCTGGTCTTCCAGGGTGACACGAGCTGGCAGTCGCTCGGCCTGAAGGGCGACGAGACCGTCACGATCAAGGGACTGGCCGGCGAGCTGAAGCCGCGTCAGACGCTGACCGCCGAGATCACGTCCGCCGACGGCTCGGTCAGGCAAGTCCCGCTGACCTGCCGGATCGATACGCTCGACGAGCTCGAGTACTTCCGCAACGGCGGCATCCTGCCTTACGTGCTGCGCTCGCTCGCGGCGTAA
- a CDS encoding DUF3140 domain-containing protein, with amino-acid sequence MAETDHAETWKAFNEAVNMTPAALRKHLDSEASREVGQKTDGDESTGHAMGRRILEIKDKKKADLSDDDYAAMRKVVGYVHRHLKQGGKARNDPDSAWRMSLMNWGHDPQKD; translated from the coding sequence ATGGCCGAGACCGATCACGCCGAGACCTGGAAGGCGTTCAACGAGGCCGTGAACATGACGCCGGCCGCGCTGAGGAAGCACCTCGACAGCGAGGCGAGCCGCGAGGTCGGCCAGAAGACCGACGGGGACGAGTCGACCGGCCACGCGATGGGACGGCGCATCCTGGAGATCAAGGACAAGAAGAAGGCCGACCTCTCGGACGACGACTACGCGGCGATGCGCAAGGTGGTGGGCTACGTCCACCGGCACCTGAAGCAGGGCGGCAAGGCCCGCAACGACCCGGATTCGGCCTGGCGCATGTCGCTGATGAACTGGGGACACGACCCGCAGAAGGATTGA
- the folK gene encoding 2-amino-4-hydroxy-6-hydroxymethyldihydropteridine diphosphokinase: protein MTQAYLGIGSNIGDKAAMLDAAVAGLEARPGIRVTARSADYRTPPWGDTDQDWFLNGALGVETDLDPHALLDACLDVERALGRVRERRWGPRVIDIDVLSYAGATVADERLILPHRFVRERAFVLVPLAEIAPDLVIGGESVTAALAKLDRSGIEPVPRG from the coding sequence GTGACGCAGGCCTATCTGGGGATCGGCAGCAATATCGGCGACAAGGCCGCGATGCTCGACGCCGCTGTGGCGGGCCTCGAAGCGCGCCCCGGCATCCGCGTCACCGCGCGCTCGGCCGATTACCGCACGCCCCCCTGGGGCGACACCGACCAGGACTGGTTCCTCAACGGGGCGCTCGGGGTCGAGACCGATCTCGACCCGCACGCGCTCCTCGACGCCTGTCTCGATGTCGAGCGCGCGCTCGGCCGGGTGCGCGAGCGCCGCTGGGGCCCGCGGGTGATCGACATCGACGTGCTCTCCTACGCGGGCGCGACGGTCGCCGACGAGCGCCTGATCCTGCCGCACCGCTTCGTCCGGGAGCGCGCCTTCGTGCTGGTGCCGCTCGCCGAGATCGCCCCCGACCTCGTCATCGGCGGCGAGAGCGTGACGGCGGCCCTGGCCAAGCTCGACCGCAGCGGCATCGAGCCGGTGCCGCGCGGCTGA
- a CDS encoding alkylphosphonate utilization protein: MAGDDDAYVYDEATGEWRPPGEVAASPQRPEVRDASGNLLADGDAVTLIKDLKVKGAGQTLKQGTVIRSIRLTDDPEEIDCRHETIKGLVLRTEFVRKR; the protein is encoded by the coding sequence TTGGCCGGCGACGACGACGCTTACGTGTACGATGAGGCGACCGGCGAGTGGCGCCCGCCCGGCGAGGTCGCCGCGTCCCCGCAGCGCCCGGAAGTCCGCGACGCCTCCGGCAACCTGCTGGCCGACGGCGACGCTGTCACGCTGATCAAGGACCTGAAGGTCAAGGGCGCCGGCCAGACCCTGAAGCAGGGCACGGTGATCCGCTCGATCCGCCTGACCGACGACCCAGAGGAGATCGACTGCCGGCACGAGACGATCAAGGGCCTCGTCCTGCGCACCGAGTTCGTGCGCAAGCGCTAG
- a CDS encoding gamma-glutamyltransferase family protein, whose amino-acid sequence MTGGGMTERATGRRGSVSPESGARRESVPGRPFRISAAALLLALGLSTGAAAQSGAQAPDAPQQGRELTAHRPEVPYVHGLVVAGHPLASMAGLRMLMQGGLAADAAVATMATLAVVEPWASGPGGNGFLTYFDKATGKVENLSFTGAAPLSLRPEAMTPRDLDTGIKASVVPGAFGGWIAALKRSGTLSLREVLAPAIDYARNGHPLDAGIARTIARYKAVEEHPTSAEIFRPGGKAPAGGDIFRDLPLAETYQRLVDAEQAALAAGRSREEALQAADDLFYRGAIAREIADFHAAHGGYLGLEDLAAYRPRWDAPLHVSYRGYDIYSSPPSSRGGVETLMQLKLIEGLPIGQLGHNSPEAIHALAQAIRIAKSDIYHYVGDPREFGDTATPLLSDGYIAARRALIASGDVATVPAFGDVAALREGAARTAPGGEAVDPDGHTTSLSVIDRAGNVLVATPTLGGGFGTGVVIGRTGLLLNNGLRLGSTSPYREDRAYVKPGRPGLLNNAPTLVLKNGAYYMTMGSPGGETIGQTQFQALVNVLDFGMPIQDAVEAPRFALAAKPNFYKTGSEITLQYEGRLPAATVEALAGKGYRLKAVPSWSIGSNQGTLLNAASGSIMAGADPRRQQYAVGW is encoded by the coding sequence ATGACGGGCGGCGGCATGACGGAGCGGGCCACTGGCCGACGCGGTTCGGTCTCGCCGGAATCCGGCGCGCGGCGCGAGAGCGTGCCGGGCCGGCCGTTCCGGATCTCGGCCGCCGCGCTTCTTCTCGCCCTCGGCCTCAGCACGGGCGCGGCCGCCCAGAGCGGTGCCCAGGCACCGGACGCGCCCCAGCAGGGCCGGGAGCTGACGGCGCACCGGCCGGAGGTCCCCTACGTCCACGGGCTGGTCGTGGCGGGCCACCCGCTCGCCTCGATGGCCGGCCTGCGGATGCTGATGCAGGGGGGGCTCGCCGCGGACGCGGCGGTCGCCACCATGGCGACGCTCGCCGTGGTCGAGCCCTGGGCCTCGGGCCCGGGCGGCAACGGCTTCCTCACCTATTTCGACAAGGCGACGGGCAAGGTCGAGAACCTCTCCTTCACCGGCGCGGCGCCCCTGTCCCTGCGGCCGGAGGCGATGACGCCCCGGGACCTCGACACTGGCATCAAGGCCTCGGTCGTGCCCGGCGCGTTCGGCGGCTGGATCGCGGCTCTGAAGCGCTCCGGCACGCTCAGCCTGCGCGAGGTGCTGGCGCCCGCCATCGACTACGCCCGGAACGGGCACCCGCTCGATGCGGGAATCGCCCGGACCATCGCGCGCTACAAGGCCGTCGAGGAGCATCCGACCTCCGCGGAGATCTTCCGGCCGGGCGGCAAGGCACCGGCCGGCGGGGACATCTTCCGCGACCTCCCGCTGGCGGAGACCTACCAGCGCCTGGTCGATGCCGAGCAGGCGGCGCTCGCCGCGGGCCGGAGCCGGGAGGAGGCGCTGCAGGCGGCCGACGACCTGTTCTACCGGGGCGCGATCGCCCGGGAGATCGCCGACTTCCACGCCGCCCACGGCGGCTATCTCGGCCTGGAGGATCTCGCCGCCTACCGGCCCCGCTGGGACGCGCCGCTGCACGTCAGCTACCGCGGCTACGACATCTACTCCTCGCCCCCGTCCTCCCGGGGCGGCGTCGAGACCCTGATGCAGCTGAAGCTCATCGAGGGCCTGCCCATCGGGCAGCTCGGGCACAACAGCCCCGAGGCCATCCACGCGCTGGCCCAGGCGATCCGGATCGCGAAATCCGACATCTACCACTACGTCGGCGACCCCCGGGAATTCGGCGACACCGCGACGCCCCTCCTGTCGGACGGCTACATCGCCGCGCGGCGCGCGCTGATCGCCAGCGGCGACGTCGCCACCGTGCCGGCCTTCGGGGACGTCGCGGCCCTGCGCGAGGGCGCGGCGCGCACGGCGCCCGGCGGCGAGGCGGTCGATCCGGACGGCCACACCACGAGCCTGTCGGTCATCGACCGGGCCGGCAACGTGCTGGTGGCGACGCCGACGCTCGGGGGCGGCTTCGGGACGGGCGTGGTGATCGGCCGGACCGGCCTGCTGCTCAACAACGGCCTCCGGCTCGGCTCCACGTCGCCGTACCGGGAGGATCGCGCCTACGTGAAGCCGGGTCGACCGGGCCTCCTGAACAATGCCCCGACCTTGGTTCTGAAGAACGGCGCCTACTACATGACGATGGGCTCGCCGGGCGGCGAGACGATCGGGCAGACGCAGTTCCAGGCCCTCGTCAACGTGCTCGATTTCGGCATGCCGATCCAGGACGCGGTCGAGGCACCCCGCTTCGCGCTCGCGGCGAAGCCGAACTTCTACAAGACGGGTTCGGAGATCACGCTGCAGTACGAGGGCCGGCTGCCGGCCGCGACTGTCGAGGCGCTGGCCGGCAAGGGCTACCGCCTGAAGGCGGTGCCGAGCTGGTCGATCGGCAGCAACCAGGGCACGCTGCTCAACGCGGCCTCCGGGAGCATCATGGCCGGCGCGGACCCGCGCCGGCAGCAATACGCGGTCGGCTGGTAG
- the ccrA gene encoding crotonyl-CoA carboxylase/reductase — MAASAAVQTGTEVKDLYEMGEIPPLGHVPAKMYAWAIRRERHGPPEQSHQLEVLPVWEIGDDEVLVYVMAAGINYNGVWAGLGEPISPFDVHKGEYHIAGSDASGIVWKVGAKVKRWKVGDEVIIHCNQDDGDDEECNGGDPMFSPTQRIWGYETGDGSFAQFCRVQSRQLMVRPKHLTWEEAACYTLTLATAYRMLFGHAPHTVRPGQNVLIWGASGGLGVFGVQLCAASGANAIAVISDESKRDYVMSLGAKGVINRKDFDCWGQLPKVNSPEHHAWTKEARKFGKAIWDITGKQDVDIVFEHPGEATFPVSALVVKRGGMVVFCAGTTGFNITFDARYVWMRQKRIQGSHFAHLKQASAANQFVLDQRIDPCMSEVFPWDKIPHAHTKMWKNQHPPGNMACLVNSPRAGLRTVEDVIEAGPLKR; from the coding sequence ATGGCAGCCAGCGCGGCGGTGCAGACGGGTACCGAGGTCAAGGACCTCTACGAGATGGGCGAGATCCCGCCGCTCGGGCACGTGCCGGCCAAGATGTACGCCTGGGCGATCCGGCGCGAGCGCCACGGGCCGCCGGAGCAGTCGCACCAGCTCGAGGTCCTGCCGGTCTGGGAGATCGGCGACGACGAGGTGCTGGTCTACGTCATGGCCGCGGGCATCAACTACAACGGCGTCTGGGCGGGGCTCGGCGAGCCGATCTCGCCCTTCGACGTGCACAAGGGCGAGTACCACATCGCGGGCTCGGACGCCTCCGGCATCGTCTGGAAGGTCGGCGCCAAGGTGAAGCGCTGGAAGGTCGGTGACGAGGTCATCATCCACTGCAACCAGGATGACGGCGACGACGAGGAGTGCAACGGCGGCGACCCGATGTTCTCGCCGACCCAGCGCATCTGGGGCTACGAGACCGGCGACGGCTCCTTCGCGCAGTTCTGCCGGGTGCAGTCGCGCCAGCTCATGGTGCGCCCGAAGCACCTCACCTGGGAGGAGGCGGCCTGCTACACGCTGACGCTCGCCACCGCCTACCGCATGCTGTTCGGCCACGCGCCCCACACGGTGCGCCCGGGCCAGAACGTGCTGATCTGGGGCGCGTCGGGCGGCCTCGGCGTGTTCGGCGTGCAGCTCTGCGCGGCCTCCGGCGCCAACGCGATCGCGGTGATCTCGGACGAGTCGAAGCGCGACTACGTGATGAGCCTGGGCGCCAAGGGCGTCATCAACCGCAAGGACTTCGATTGCTGGGGCCAGCTGCCGAAGGTCAACAGCCCCGAGCACCACGCCTGGACCAAGGAAGCCCGCAAGTTCGGCAAGGCGATCTGGGACATCACCGGCAAGCAGGACGTCGACATCGTCTTCGAGCACCCGGGCGAGGCGACCTTCCCGGTCTCGGCACTGGTGGTGAAGCGCGGCGGCATGGTGGTGTTCTGCGCCGGCACCACCGGCTTCAACATCACCTTCGACGCCCGCTACGTCTGGATGCGGCAGAAGCGCATCCAGGGCTCGCACTTCGCCCACCTGAAGCAGGCGTCGGCCGCCAACCAGTTCGTGCTCGACCAGCGCATCGACCCCTGCATGAGCGAGGTCTTTCCCTGGGACAAGATCCCTCATGCCCACACCAAGATGTGGAAGAACCAGCACCCGCCGGGCAACATGGCCTGCCTCGTCAACTCCCCACGCGCCGGGCTCCGCACGGTCGAGGACGTGATCGAGGCCGGGCCGCTCAAGCGCTGA
- the folB gene encoding dihydroneopterin aldolase: MSDHIRVSRIAVYGRHGVLPEEARLGQRFYISLDVELDLVAAGRSDDVAETVSYADLAAIVVAVATERRFALIEALAETVAAEILAGFPRIRAVTVAVDKPSAPVPAILDSVGVSITRQREARP, translated from the coding sequence GTGAGCGATCATATCCGGGTGAGCCGGATCGCCGTCTACGGCCGCCACGGGGTGCTGCCCGAGGAGGCGCGGCTCGGCCAGCGCTTCTACATCTCGCTGGACGTTGAACTCGACCTCGTCGCGGCGGGCCGGAGCGACGACGTCGCCGAGACGGTCAGCTACGCCGACCTCGCGGCGATCGTCGTCGCGGTCGCGACCGAGCGGCGCTTCGCTCTGATCGAGGCGCTCGCCGAGACGGTCGCCGCCGAGATCCTGGCGGGGTTCCCGCGGATCCGGGCGGTCACGGTGGCGGTCGACAAGCCGAGCGCGCCGGTGCCGGCGATCCTCGACAGCGTCGGCGTCAGCATCACCCGCCAGCGGGAGGCGCGCCCGTGA
- a CDS encoding protein meaA, which yields MSGQAAVAETKPETKRDKPWIIRTYAGHSTAAESNKLYRGNLAKGQTGLSVAFDLPTQTGYDPDHELSRGEVGKVGVSIAHLGDMRALFDQIPLAQMNTSMTINATAPWLLSLYLAVAEEQGAPLAALQGTTQNDIIKEYLSRGTYVFPPAPSLRLTKDVILFTTRNVPKWNPMNVCSYHLQEAGATPVQELSYALAIAIAVLDTVRDDPDFDPETFPEVFGRISFFVNAGLRFVTEICKMRAFSELWDEIAQERYGIDDPKRRIFRYGVQVNSLGLTEQQPENNVHRILIEMLAVTLSKRARARAVQLPAWNEALGLPRPWDQQWSMRMQQILAFETDLLEYDDIFDGSHVIEARVEALKAETRAELERIGGIGGAVAAVETGLLKQALVESNARRIAAIERGEQIVVGVNKWQQGEPSPLTAGEGAIFTVSETVEMEAETRVRAWRAERDDRAVGRALEALEQAARSGANIMPPSIEAAKAGVTTGEWGSRLREVFGEYRAPTGVTLQTVSSGAAEEAKLLIADLGERLGETPRLVVGKPGLDGHSNGAEQIALRARDVGFDVTYDGIRQTPSEIVAKAKETGAHVVGLSILSGSHVPLVREVRAKMREAGLDHVPVVVGGIISPDDELVLKNMGVRAVYTPKDYAIDQIMVGLARVVEKSLDGRPKGEGAQAAGPVY from the coding sequence ATGAGCGGGCAGGCAGCCGTCGCCGAGACCAAGCCGGAGACCAAGCGCGACAAGCCGTGGATCATCCGCACCTATGCGGGCCACTCGACGGCGGCGGAGTCGAACAAGCTCTACCGGGGCAACCTCGCCAAGGGCCAGACCGGCCTCTCGGTCGCCTTCGACCTGCCGACCCAGACGGGCTACGACCCGGACCACGAGCTCTCCCGCGGCGAGGTCGGCAAGGTCGGCGTCTCGATCGCGCATCTGGGCGACATGCGGGCGCTGTTCGACCAGATCCCGCTCGCCCAGATGAACACCTCGATGACGATCAACGCCACGGCGCCGTGGCTGCTGTCGCTCTATCTCGCGGTGGCCGAGGAGCAGGGCGCGCCGCTCGCCGCCCTCCAGGGCACGACGCAGAACGACATCATCAAGGAGTACCTGTCGCGGGGGACCTACGTGTTCCCGCCGGCACCGAGCCTCCGGCTCACCAAGGACGTGATCCTGTTCACGACCAGGAACGTGCCGAAGTGGAACCCGATGAACGTCTGCTCCTACCACCTGCAGGAGGCGGGGGCGACACCGGTCCAGGAACTCTCCTACGCCCTCGCCATCGCGATCGCGGTGCTCGATACGGTGCGGGACGATCCCGATTTCGACCCCGAGACCTTCCCGGAGGTGTTCGGCCGGATCTCGTTCTTCGTGAACGCCGGCCTGCGCTTCGTCACCGAGATCTGCAAGATGCGGGCGTTCTCGGAACTCTGGGACGAGATCGCCCAGGAGCGCTACGGCATCGACGACCCGAAGCGGCGCATCTTCCGCTACGGCGTGCAGGTCAACAGCCTCGGACTGACGGAACAGCAACCCGAGAACAACGTCCACCGCATCCTCATCGAGATGCTGGCGGTGACGCTCTCCAAGCGCGCCCGGGCGCGGGCCGTGCAGCTGCCGGCCTGGAACGAGGCGCTGGGCCTCCCCCGGCCCTGGGACCAGCAATGGTCGATGCGGATGCAGCAGATCCTCGCCTTCGAGACGGATCTGCTGGAATACGACGACATCTTCGACGGCAGCCACGTGATCGAGGCGCGTGTCGAGGCGCTGAAGGCCGAGACCCGGGCCGAGCTGGAGCGGATCGGCGGCATCGGCGGCGCGGTGGCGGCGGTCGAGACCGGGCTCCTCAAGCAGGCGCTGGTCGAGTCGAACGCCCGGCGCATCGCGGCGATCGAGCGCGGCGAGCAGATCGTGGTCGGCGTCAACAAGTGGCAGCAGGGCGAGCCCTCGCCGCTGACGGCGGGCGAGGGGGCGATCTTCACCGTCTCCGAGACCGTCGAGATGGAGGCCGAGACGCGCGTGCGCGCCTGGCGGGCCGAGCGCGACGACCGGGCGGTCGGCCGGGCGCTGGAGGCGCTGGAACAGGCGGCGCGCTCGGGGGCCAACATCATGCCGCCCTCGATTGAGGCCGCCAAGGCGGGCGTGACGACGGGCGAGTGGGGGAGCCGGCTCCGCGAGGTCTTCGGCGAGTACCGCGCGCCCACCGGCGTGACGCTCCAGACCGTCTCGTCGGGCGCGGCCGAGGAGGCCAAGCTCCTGATCGCCGATCTCGGCGAGCGCCTGGGCGAGACGCCCAGGCTCGTCGTCGGCAAGCCCGGCCTCGACGGCCACTCGAACGGCGCCGAGCAGATCGCGCTGCGCGCCCGGGACGTGGGCTTCGACGTCACCTACGACGGCATCCGCCAGACGCCCTCCGAGATCGTCGCCAAGGCGAAGGAGACGGGGGCGCACGTCGTCGGCCTGTCGATCCTCTCGGGGAGCCACGTGCCGCTGGTGCGCGAGGTGCGGGCCAAGATGCGCGAGGCCGGCCTCGACCACGTGCCGGTCGTCGTGGGCGGCATCATCTCGCCGGACGACGAGCTGGTCCTGAAGAACATGGGCGTGCGCGCCGTCTACACCCCGAAGGACTACGCCATCGATCAGATCATGGTCGGGCTGGCCCGGGTGGTGGAGAAGTCGCTGGACGGGCGCCCGAAGGGCGAGGGCGCGCAGGCGGCGGGGCCGGTCTACTGA
- the prfB gene encoding peptide chain release factor 2 (programmed frameshift), translating to MRAEIEQASDAAKQSIGLLRRHLDWDTVDKRLAELNAASENPDLWNDPEAAQKVMRERQQLDEAVTAIKKLERDLEDGATLIELGEMEGDEASIREGEAAIRAVEKEAASRQVETLLSGEADGFDTYLEVHAGAGGTESQDWANMLQRMYARWAERRKFKVDVVEMTDGDEAGIKGATLLIKGHNAYGWLKTESGVHRLVRISPYDSNARRHTSFASVWVYPVIDDRIEIEIKESDCRIDTYRSSGAGGQHVNTTDSAVRITHNPTGIVVACQQERSQHKNRATAWNMLRARLYEAELKKREEKANAEAAAKTDIGWGHQIRSYVLQPYQLVKDLRTGTQSTDPDEVLDGDLDPFMEASLAQRVYGGGEAVEDID from the exons ATGCGCGCCGAGATCGAGCAAGCCTCGGATGCCGCCAAGCAGTCTATAGGGCTGCTGAGGAGGCATCTT GACTGGGACACCGTCGATAAACGCCTCGCGGAGCTGAACGCCGCTTCCGAGAACCCTGACCTCTGGAACGATCCGGAGGCCGCCCAGAAGGTCATGCGCGAGCGCCAGCAGCTCGACGAGGCCGTCACCGCGATCAAGAAGCTGGAGCGCGACCTCGAGGACGGCGCCACGCTGATCGAGCTCGGCGAGATGGAGGGCGACGAGGCCTCGATCCGCGAGGGCGAGGCCGCCATCCGGGCCGTCGAGAAGGAGGCCGCGAGCCGGCAGGTCGAGACCCTGCTCTCGGGCGAGGCCGACGGCTTCGACACCTACCTCGAAGTCCATGCGGGCGCGGGCGGCACCGAGAGCCAGGACTGGGCCAACATGCTCCAGCGCATGTACGCCCGCTGGGCCGAGCGCCGGAAGTTCAAGGTCGACGTGGTCGAGATGACTGACGGCGACGAGGCCGGGATCAAGGGCGCCACGCTCCTGATCAAGGGCCACAATGCCTATGGCTGGCTCAAGACCGAGTCGGGCGTGCACCGGCTGGTCCGCATATCGCCCTACGATTCCAACGCGCGCCGCCACACCAGCTTCGCATCCGTCTGGGTCTACCCGGTCATCGACGATCGGATCGAGATCGAGATCAAGGAATCGGACTGCCGCATCGACACCTACCGCTCGTCCGGTGCGGGCGGGCAGCACGTCAACACCACCGACTCGGCCGTGCGCATCACGCACAACCCGACCGGCATCGTGGTGGCCTGTCAGCAGGAGCGCTCGCAGCACAAGAACCGGGCAACCGCCTGGAACATGCTGCGCGCCCGCCTCTACGAGGCCGAGCTGAAGAAGCGCGAGGAGAAGGCCAACGCCGAGGCCGCCGCCAAGACGGATATCGGCTGGGGCCACCAGATCCGCTCCTACGTGCTGCAGCCCTATCAGCTGGTGAAGGACTTGCGCACCGGCACGCAGTCGACCGACCCTGACGAGGTACTCGACGGCGACCTCGACCCGTTCATGGAGGCCTCGCTCGCCCAGCGGGTCTACGGTGGCGGTGAGGCGGTCGAGGACATCGACTGA